A genomic segment from Janibacter sp. DB-40 encodes:
- a CDS encoding class I SAM-dependent methyltransferase — protein MGDGWSDGTNSVARRESGQAETVAANRSWWDREAEDYLDEHGDFLGDAELVWGPEGWTESQLRVLGPPEALRGADVLEFGGGAAQGGRWCAAQGARVVSSDLSSGMLRTARHIDARSPGPAPTLLQSDATRLGLADSSFDIVFSAYGATPFVADSAGLMVELARVLRPGGTLAFSTSHPIRWAFPDVPGPEGLTATASYFDETPYVEDEGGRAGYVEHHRTMGHRIAEILEAGLVLRAVLEPEWPADNTAVWGGWSPLRGQRFPGTAIFVATRPRG, from the coding sequence ATGGGTGATGGCTGGTCCGACGGGACGAACTCGGTGGCACGGCGCGAGAGCGGGCAGGCCGAGACGGTGGCCGCGAACCGGTCCTGGTGGGACCGCGAGGCCGAGGACTACCTCGACGAGCACGGGGACTTCCTCGGCGACGCGGAGCTGGTGTGGGGGCCCGAGGGGTGGACGGAGTCGCAGCTGCGCGTGCTCGGTCCGCCCGAGGCCCTCCGTGGCGCCGACGTCCTGGAGTTCGGTGGCGGCGCGGCCCAGGGTGGCCGCTGGTGCGCCGCGCAGGGCGCACGCGTGGTCTCCAGCGACCTGTCGAGCGGGATGCTGCGCACCGCACGACACATCGACGCCCGCTCCCCCGGGCCCGCGCCGACGCTGCTGCAGTCCGACGCCACCCGGCTGGGCCTGGCCGACTCGAGCTTCGACATCGTCTTCTCCGCCTACGGCGCGACCCCCTTCGTCGCGGACAGCGCGGGGCTCATGGTGGAGCTGGCCCGGGTCCTGCGGCCCGGTGGCACGCTCGCCTTCTCCACCTCGCACCCGATCCGCTGGGCCTTCCCCGACGTGCCCGGGCCGGAGGGCCTGACGGCCACCGCCTCGTACTTCGACGAGACCCCCTACGTCGAGGACGAAGGGGGTCGGGCCGGCTACGTCGAGCACCACCGCACGATGGGCCACCGGATCGCCGAAATCCTCGAGGCCGGGCTGGTGCTGCGCGCGGTGCTGGAGCCGGAGTGGCCGGCGGACAACACCGCGGTGTGGGGCGGCTGGTCGCCGTTGCGCGGGCAGCGCTTCCCGGGGACGGCCATCTTCGTGGCCACGCGTCCGCGCGGATGA
- a CDS encoding DUF3068 domain-containing protein, with protein sequence MRKYLLPAIIMGVGAFILTMGLLFRFYAYPNLAVVPTNQNSTSVVQDPDATYFDADNVEPGSGELTTTVRIIGDPEASEAASEETGRDVAVWNMGQVSDNNGDNMPMAGSTSVAVFDRHTGEAINCCGESENGEEVEREGQVVKFPFDTKPVDTYQWWDATVGKAYPVTYEGEDTIQGMDLYRFTSEVPLTKYTTMELPGSLFGKGASSPAVEADRFYSNERTFWVDPVTGVIIDRVEDQHQEFRHDGESVNALTTTSSFTQETVDTNVEDYKSSSTLLALVHTTLPIAFTAIGLLLLLGGLVLSVIIGRGKRRDTVPAYADDRGDPVFGDDDTTRLRRG encoded by the coding sequence GTGCGCAAGTATCTGCTGCCGGCGATCATCATGGGCGTCGGCGCGTTCATCCTCACCATGGGACTGCTCTTCCGGTTCTATGCCTACCCGAACCTCGCGGTGGTCCCGACCAACCAGAACTCGACCTCGGTCGTCCAGGACCCCGACGCGACCTACTTCGACGCCGACAACGTCGAGCCGGGCTCGGGCGAGCTGACCACCACCGTGCGCATCATCGGTGACCCGGAGGCCTCCGAGGCCGCGTCCGAGGAGACCGGTCGCGACGTCGCGGTGTGGAACATGGGCCAGGTCAGCGACAACAACGGTGACAACATGCCGATGGCCGGCAGCACGTCCGTCGCCGTCTTCGACCGCCACACCGGCGAGGCGATCAACTGCTGCGGCGAGTCCGAGAACGGCGAGGAGGTCGAGCGCGAGGGACAGGTCGTGAAGTTCCCGTTCGACACCAAGCCCGTCGACACCTACCAGTGGTGGGACGCGACCGTGGGCAAGGCCTACCCCGTCACCTACGAGGGCGAGGACACGATCCAGGGGATGGACCTGTACAGGTTCACCAGCGAGGTCCCGCTCACCAAGTACACGACGATGGAGCTGCCGGGATCGCTGTTCGGCAAGGGCGCCTCCTCCCCGGCCGTCGAGGCCGACCGCTTCTACTCCAACGAGCGCACCTTCTGGGTGGACCCGGTGACGGGCGTCATCATCGACCGTGTCGAGGACCAGCACCAGGAGTTCCGCCACGATGGGGAGAGCGTCAACGCCCTGACGACCACCTCGAGCTTCACGCAGGAGACCGTCGACACCAACGTCGAGGACTACAAGTCCAGCTCCACGTTGCTGGCGCTGGTCCACACCACCCTGCCGATCGCCTTCACCGCCATCGGCCTGCTCCTGCTGCTCGGCGGCCTGGTCCTGTCGGTCATCATCGGCCGTGGCAAGCGCCGTGACACCGTGCCGGCCTACGCGGACGACCGTGGCGACCCGGTCTTCGGCGACGACGACACCACGCGTCTGCGCCGCGGCTGA
- a CDS encoding HAD-IIIA family hydrolase, producing the protein MIDPAAPGAPFDLVLLDRDGTLNVRIEDGYVTHPDELVLLPGAARAVGRITASGCRTVLVTNQRGVARGRMTADDLESVHGSLAEGLARGGGRLDAIAVCPHEEGTCGCRKPRDGLFRAALARAPWARADRCLMIGDMPTDLAPAAGLGMRTTRVGEDAGIAVVVDRLLGSTTPGDERPDVNGGEGHVF; encoded by the coding sequence GTGATCGACCCGGCCGCGCCGGGAGCCCCCTTCGACCTCGTCCTGCTCGACCGGGACGGGACGCTCAACGTGCGCATCGAGGACGGGTACGTCACCCACCCGGACGAGCTGGTCCTGCTGCCGGGCGCCGCCCGTGCCGTCGGCCGGATCACGGCGTCCGGGTGCCGCACCGTCCTCGTGACCAACCAGCGGGGTGTCGCGCGCGGCCGGATGACCGCCGACGACCTCGAGTCCGTGCACGGGTCCCTCGCTGAGGGACTGGCCCGTGGGGGCGGCCGTCTCGACGCGATCGCGGTGTGCCCGCACGAGGAGGGGACGTGTGGCTGCCGCAAGCCGCGGGACGGCCTCTTCCGGGCGGCGCTCGCCCGAGCGCCCTGGGCGCGGGCGGACCGTTGCCTGATGATCGGTGACATGCCGACCGATCTCGCCCCGGCCGCAGGTCTCGGGATGCGGACGACCCGGGTCGGCGAGGACGCGGGGATCGCCGTTGTGGTCGACCGACTTCTGGGCTCGACGACGCCCGGTGACGAGCGCCCCGATGTCAACGGTGGCGAAGGACACGTCTTCTAG
- a CDS encoding SIS domain-containing protein produces MTTDDTTASDDVPARLDAGIAAWGELATRVAAPELREPALEAGRAVLAALRSGRTLLVAGNGGSAAISSHVAAEFLGKCVADRHPLPAISLAESHSSLTAIGNDYGFDQVFLRGVQAFGRPGDVLLAMSTSGSSPNIVAALAEARSRGLVTILMTGAKGAGLAEHADHLLVVPSQETPRIQEVHLLWAHSWCEAVDHAMQEPG; encoded by the coding sequence ATGACCACCGACGACACCACGGCGAGCGACGACGTCCCGGCGCGACTGGACGCCGGGATCGCGGCGTGGGGTGAGCTGGCGACCCGGGTCGCCGCCCCCGAGCTGCGCGAGCCCGCGCTCGAGGCCGGCCGTGCGGTGCTGGCGGCCCTGCGCTCCGGGCGGACGCTCCTCGTCGCCGGCAACGGCGGCAGTGCCGCGATCTCCAGCCACGTCGCCGCGGAGTTCCTCGGCAAGTGCGTCGCCGACCGTCACCCGCTGCCGGCCATCAGCCTGGCCGAGTCACACTCCTCGCTGACCGCGATCGGCAACGACTACGGTTTCGACCAAGTCTTCTTGCGGGGGGTGCAGGCCTTCGGCCGACCCGGGGACGTCCTCCTCGCGATGTCCACCTCGGGCAGCAGTCCCAACATCGTCGCCGCGCTCGCGGAGGCGCGCTCACGCGGTCTCGTCACGATCCTCATGACCGGGGCGAAGGGGGCCGGCCTGGCCGAGCACGCCGACCACCTCCTCGTCGTGCCTTCGCAGGAGACACCGCGGATCCAAGAGGTCCACCTGCTCTGGGCGCACTCCTGGTGCGAGGCGGTCGACCACGCGATGCAGGAGCCGGGCTGA
- a CDS encoding GHMP kinase, translating to MTVRPVLRARAPLRVSFAGGGSDVAPFPEREGGAVLSATIGSYAYATLRPRDDGHITVESHDYGTSIGYDVGAPLELDGELDLPKAAIARIMALEGAMASDGFDLFLHTNAPPGSGLGSSSAVMVAVIDLVGRHCGLDLGPYEIAELAYRLEREDLAIPGGSQDQYAAAFGGFNFMEFRTDGQVVVNPLRVRPDTVHELEHNMLLAYTGRTRVSDHIIEDQVARYETGNVDAVAGLRAQRDLADAMRVALLRGRVDEVGHLLGEAWREKQRMSSRITTPLITQAVDRAMHSGALGGKVTGAGGGGHLIFICEFERRHVVADALIDLGLSVSEFTFTKHGVTTWKGRQ from the coding sequence ATGACCGTGCGCCCGGTACTGCGTGCCCGTGCGCCCCTTCGGGTCAGCTTCGCCGGAGGTGGCTCCGACGTGGCGCCGTTCCCGGAGCGCGAAGGGGGAGCGGTCCTCAGCGCCACGATCGGCAGCTACGCCTACGCGACGCTGCGGCCGCGCGACGACGGGCACATCACCGTCGAGTCGCACGACTACGGCACCTCCATCGGCTACGACGTGGGCGCGCCGCTCGAGCTCGACGGCGAGCTGGACCTGCCCAAGGCGGCGATCGCGAGGATCATGGCGCTCGAGGGGGCGATGGCCTCGGACGGCTTCGACCTCTTCCTGCACACCAACGCCCCGCCCGGGTCGGGTCTGGGCAGCTCGAGTGCCGTGATGGTGGCCGTCATCGACCTCGTCGGCCGTCACTGCGGACTCGACCTGGGACCGTACGAGATCGCCGAGCTCGCCTACCGCCTCGAGCGCGAGGACCTCGCGATCCCCGGTGGCTCCCAGGACCAGTACGCCGCCGCCTTCGGCGGCTTCAACTTCATGGAGTTCCGCACCGACGGCCAGGTCGTCGTCAACCCCCTGCGCGTGCGTCCCGACACCGTGCACGAGCTGGAGCACAACATGCTCCTCGCGTACACCGGACGCACCCGGGTCAGCGACCACATCATCGAGGACCAGGTCGCGCGCTACGAGACCGGGAACGTCGACGCCGTGGCCGGTCTGCGGGCCCAGCGCGACCTCGCCGACGCCATGCGCGTCGCCCTGCTGAGGGGACGGGTCGACGAGGTCGGTCACCTGCTCGGCGAGGCGTGGCGCGAGAAGCAGCGCATGTCCTCGCGCATCACCACCCCGCTCATCACGCAGGCCGTCGACCGGGCCATGCACAGCGGTGCGCTCGGGGGCAAGGTCACGGGAGCCGGGGGCGGTGGCCACCTGATCTTCATCTGCGAGTTCGAGCGGCGCCACGTCGTCGCCGACGCCCTGATCGACCTGGGCCTGTCGGTCTCGGAGTTCACCTTCACCAAGCACGGCGTCACCACGTGGAAGGGCAGGCAATGA
- a CDS encoding acyltransferase, which produces MLGLDLLRAVAAWLVLLSHVAFWTGKSSEGVVGGLAARGELGVAVFFALSAFLLSAPFVRRALGRPARWSLGTYLVRRAARIMPAYLLALAGVVAAAAVLGGAAADVLDVPTVLVHLVIGQGWTGRTFQSFTQTWSLTTEVTFYLLLPLAALLLARPTRAATPTATARRLLAACGVVAVVGLLGQGLTGLLPNPDPAGVLGTSAAGHAAWFALGTAVTVVIEAEQAGHPVTRRPSVEFLRTSPGTLLVLAGVLWLVASTDVAGPRGLEPASGAESVAAEALYGLVAGCLLLVATTRGLTELLTDSPLAGPARWLGDTSYAVFLWHVLVLQVSFAVLDLQLFAAPFVLTLVLTTVVSLGLAHLSWSLLERPVLARAHRRRHAPAPQPAPRG; this is translated from the coding sequence ATGCTCGGCCTCGACCTGCTCCGCGCGGTCGCGGCCTGGCTCGTGCTGCTGTCCCACGTCGCCTTCTGGACCGGGAAGAGCAGCGAGGGCGTCGTCGGTGGGCTCGCCGCCCGCGGTGAGCTCGGGGTCGCGGTCTTCTTCGCGCTGTCGGCCTTCCTGCTGTCCGCCCCCTTCGTCCGGCGGGCGCTCGGCCGACCGGCCCGGTGGTCGCTCGGCACCTACCTCGTCCGTCGAGCGGCGCGGATCATGCCGGCCTACCTGCTCGCGCTCGCCGGTGTCGTCGCCGCGGCCGCCGTGCTCGGTGGGGCGGCGGCGGACGTGCTCGACGTCCCGACGGTGCTCGTCCACCTCGTCATCGGGCAGGGCTGGACGGGTCGCACCTTCCAGTCCTTCACCCAGACGTGGAGCCTGACGACCGAGGTCACGTTCTACCTCCTCCTCCCCCTCGCCGCCCTCCTGCTGGCCCGGCCGACGAGGGCGGCCACCCCCACGGCGACCGCCCGCCGGCTGCTCGCGGCCTGCGGGGTCGTCGCCGTCGTCGGACTGCTCGGCCAGGGCCTCACCGGCCTGCTGCCGAACCCCGACCCCGCAGGCGTCCTCGGCACCTCGGCGGCCGGGCACGCCGCGTGGTTCGCCCTCGGGACCGCCGTCACGGTCGTCATCGAGGCCGAGCAGGCGGGCCACCCGGTCACCCGGCGCCCCTCCGTGGAGTTCCTGCGAACGAGTCCCGGGACCCTGCTCGTCCTCGCCGGCGTGCTCTGGCTGGTCGCGTCGACGGACGTGGCCGGACCCCGGGGCCTCGAGCCGGCGAGTGGCGCCGAGTCGGTCGCGGCCGAGGCCCTCTACGGGCTCGTCGCCGGGTGCCTGCTCCTCGTCGCGACCACCCGCGGACTGACGGAGCTGCTCACCGACTCACCGCTCGCCGGACCGGCCCGGTGGCTGGGCGACACCTCCTACGCCGTCTTCCTCTGGCACGTCCTCGTGCTCCAGGTCAGCTTCGCGGTCCTCGACCTGCAGCTCTTCGCCGCCCCCTTCGTCCTCACCCTGGTGCTGACCACCGTGGTCAGTCTGGGTCTGGCGCACCTCTCGTGGAGCCTGCTGGAGCGCCCGGTGCTGGCCCGGGCCCACCGACGCCGGCACGCACCAGCGCCGCAGCCAGCACCCCGAGGGTGA
- a CDS encoding alpha-(1->3)-arabinofuranosyltransferase family protein, with product MEPPARPPAAMTAAGDTGSTTDDAGPVEEVRRRVQRLAATVLVGVLPWLIAPGRLQPDTKTDLVLAPARYLRRALWAWNDHTGIGELQNQAYGYLWPMGTVFLAGDAVGLSGWVTQRLWWTLLLVVAFVGAERLARRVVGLPTVPALVTGAVFALSPRVLTVLAEISVEVWPYALAPWLVLAADRMVGPGSGPAARRGGAAATGLLTACLGGVNATVSLVALVPAAAWIVLAPAGRQRGRALSWWLVAAALGALWWLGPLVVLGRYSYPFLDHIEVAATTTAVASVTNVLRGTEHWIAFILTAGDHPTWQSGWVLAQSVTAIIATTVLAGLGLAGLLRRRSEPLTTEDEGGSAHHTRWAVVLVLLGAVTMTMGRTGAASGILAEPVQDLLDGTLAPFRNVHKADLLVRLPVAVGVGLLSHWATRVDRGAGPVVRRVVVVTTVLALVGALSPVWQGRVGDAWAPDTIPAAWSQTAARVDALAEEDGGTTLVLPGARTADFTWGRVTDEPLRALASSPVLVRAAAPLGHPGATRVLDHVDALTATGRSQPQLAAGLRRMGISRVVVRGGLRSDLATVDPRQVAATLEASPGLRRTWSHGEGSEEISIWRLEEPASPATAVPTDAVVTAAASPEGWFSLVAAGLLDPESVMRRPTADRPAEVRTDTLRWQALNSGRPPASGSGPTLAAGDARPALVGSRALTGPATDEEDATRGWTTRFWTGLSGIVTSSSAASPFAPARRSAGEGAPALVDGDPETAWVSGDGAATQQITLHLDESASPDEVLVHEAWGGDLARLVAVSVDGEEGTRPEGSMTWRVPLDGTERDEVTIDLRTQPEGDGDDARPVGVREVELGGGPDLGTGLELPPGTGPVLLTRDPRAGADLTAGEDPSTLVRRVGDLPRARISATVRIRPGPAGQDLVAAPWRLHGSTLPDGFASSSDLEHWPVAALDGDPDTRWTPASGVTDPVLAIDLGSEQEVGTIRLDRDVGRVTVATDSERHVLPGGTTLTIPRQRTRHLALTFSRPPGLAAWSAPEVSVPGTDGPQEQVRLDCSLAGAVGREDGRIGLSLSAPRQSLIAGEAVPATACGDLPAGDGTVTAVAVPGLVAERVALVPRDWTTPEVTGARTVDSDRGHAGSWTLDVGPGERSLLVLSQGANEGWRATADGERLRATTVDGWRQAFVLPEGSATTVDVEFTPNGTHRLALALGALAAVLLLLWGVVELVLHRRRRSVPALPQATLTTPTARPAVAGRGPIVVGLLAAAAVGIVVAGPLGLLTAVLGALVPVRFRAVAVALVLAGAGVGLSVLGVAERQSTGAWVAQALGAFTLGVLAAALVRAGVGGPGPAPGAPAGSTRGAPDPD from the coding sequence GTGGAACCTCCTGCTCGTCCTCCGGCGGCGATGACCGCGGCAGGGGACACCGGGTCGACGACGGACGACGCGGGACCGGTCGAGGAGGTCCGGCGGCGGGTGCAGCGACTCGCGGCGACGGTGCTCGTGGGCGTCCTGCCGTGGCTCATCGCCCCCGGCCGCCTCCAGCCCGACACCAAGACCGACCTCGTGCTCGCGCCCGCCCGGTACCTCCGGCGCGCCCTGTGGGCGTGGAACGACCACACCGGCATCGGCGAGCTGCAGAACCAGGCCTACGGCTACCTCTGGCCGATGGGCACCGTCTTCCTCGCCGGCGACGCGGTCGGGCTGTCGGGCTGGGTCACCCAGAGGCTCTGGTGGACCCTGCTCCTCGTCGTCGCCTTCGTGGGTGCGGAGAGGCTCGCCCGCCGCGTGGTCGGTCTGCCGACGGTGCCCGCACTGGTCACCGGCGCCGTCTTCGCCCTGTCGCCGCGGGTGCTCACGGTCCTGGCCGAGATCTCCGTCGAGGTGTGGCCGTACGCGCTGGCGCCCTGGCTGGTGCTCGCCGCCGACCGGATGGTCGGCCCCGGCAGCGGACCGGCGGCCCGCCGTGGCGGCGCCGCGGCCACCGGGCTCCTCACGGCCTGCCTCGGTGGGGTCAACGCCACGGTCTCCCTCGTCGCCCTCGTGCCGGCTGCGGCATGGATCGTCCTCGCGCCGGCCGGCCGCCAGCGGGGGCGGGCCCTGTCGTGGTGGCTGGTCGCGGCCGCCTTGGGCGCCCTGTGGTGGCTCGGGCCGCTCGTCGTCCTCGGGCGCTACTCCTATCCCTTCCTCGACCACATCGAGGTCGCCGCCACGACGACGGCCGTGGCCTCGGTGACCAACGTGCTGCGGGGGACCGAGCACTGGATCGCCTTCATCCTCACCGCCGGGGACCACCCGACGTGGCAGAGCGGGTGGGTCCTGGCGCAGTCGGTCACCGCGATCATCGCGACGACGGTGCTCGCGGGGCTCGGGCTCGCCGGCCTCCTGCGGCGGCGGTCCGAGCCGCTCACGACCGAGGACGAAGGGGGGTCCGCCCACCACACGCGGTGGGCCGTCGTGCTGGTCCTCCTGGGCGCGGTCACCATGACGATGGGCCGGACGGGCGCCGCCTCGGGGATCCTCGCCGAGCCGGTCCAGGACCTGCTGGACGGGACGCTCGCCCCCTTCCGCAACGTCCACAAGGCCGACCTGCTCGTGCGGCTGCCGGTCGCCGTCGGCGTCGGTCTGCTGAGCCACTGGGCGACCCGGGTCGACCGGGGTGCGGGACCCGTCGTCCGCCGGGTCGTCGTGGTCACCACGGTCCTCGCACTCGTCGGGGCGCTGTCGCCGGTGTGGCAGGGGCGGGTCGGCGACGCCTGGGCGCCGGACACCATCCCCGCGGCCTGGTCGCAGACGGCCGCGCGGGTCGATGCCCTGGCCGAGGAGGACGGTGGAACGACCCTGGTCCTGCCCGGCGCGCGGACGGCCGACTTCACCTGGGGTCGCGTCACCGACGAGCCGCTGCGGGCCCTTGCGTCCTCGCCGGTCCTCGTCCGGGCCGCCGCACCGCTGGGGCATCCGGGGGCCACCCGCGTGCTCGACCATGTGGACGCGCTCACGGCCACCGGGCGCAGCCAGCCGCAGCTGGCCGCGGGCCTGCGCCGGATGGGGATCTCGCGCGTCGTCGTTCGCGGTGGGCTGCGGTCGGACCTCGCGACCGTGGACCCGCGACAGGTCGCCGCCACCCTCGAGGCGTCCCCGGGGCTGAGGCGGACCTGGTCCCACGGGGAGGGCAGTGAGGAGATCAGCATCTGGCGTCTCGAGGAGCCGGCGTCCCCGGCGACCGCCGTCCCGACCGACGCCGTGGTCACTGCGGCGGCATCGCCCGAGGGGTGGTTCTCCCTCGTCGCGGCGGGGCTCCTCGACCCCGAGTCGGTGATGCGCCGGCCCACCGCGGACCGGCCGGCCGAGGTGCGCACCGACACCCTTCGGTGGCAGGCGCTCAACTCCGGCCGCCCGCCGGCCAGTGGCAGCGGCCCGACCCTGGCCGCCGGGGACGCCCGGCCCGCGCTCGTGGGCAGCCGGGCACTCACCGGCCCGGCGACGGACGAGGAGGACGCGACCCGGGGGTGGACGACCCGTTTCTGGACCGGCCTGTCCGGGATCGTCACCAGCTCCAGTGCGGCGTCCCCCTTCGCCCCTGCCCGGCGGAGCGCGGGGGAGGGCGCACCTGCGCTCGTCGACGGGGACCCGGAGACCGCATGGGTCAGCGGTGACGGCGCCGCGACGCAGCAGATCACCCTCCACCTCGACGAGTCCGCCTCCCCGGACGAGGTGCTCGTCCACGAGGCGTGGGGCGGCGACCTCGCACGTCTCGTCGCGGTGTCCGTCGACGGCGAGGAGGGGACCCGCCCGGAGGGCTCGATGACCTGGCGCGTCCCCCTCGACGGCACCGAGCGCGACGAGGTGACGATCGACCTGCGCACGCAGCCGGAGGGTGACGGTGACGACGCCCGCCCGGTGGGCGTCCGCGAGGTCGAGCTCGGCGGAGGGCCGGACCTCGGCACGGGTCTCGAGCTGCCCCCGGGCACCGGTCCGGTCCTGCTCACCCGGGACCCGAGGGCCGGTGCCGACCTCACCGCTGGGGAGGACCCGAGCACCCTCGTGCGTCGCGTCGGGGACCTCCCGAGGGCGCGGATCTCGGCCACCGTGCGCATCCGACCCGGTCCGGCCGGGCAGGACCTGGTCGCCGCGCCGTGGCGGTTGCACGGCAGCACCCTCCCGGACGGCTTCGCCTCGTCGTCGGACCTCGAGCACTGGCCCGTCGCCGCCCTCGACGGCGACCCGGACACCCGGTGGACCCCCGCGTCCGGGGTGACCGACCCCGTCCTGGCCATCGATCTCGGGTCCGAGCAGGAGGTCGGGACCATCCGCCTCGACCGGGACGTCGGTCGGGTCACCGTGGCGACCGACTCCGAGCGCCACGTACTGCCGGGCGGGACCACCCTGACGATCCCGCGGCAGCGGACACGGCACCTCGCCCTGACCTTCTCCCGACCACCCGGGCTGGCCGCGTGGTCGGCACCGGAGGTGAGCGTGCCGGGGACCGACGGGCCGCAGGAACAGGTCCGGCTGGACTGCTCCCTGGCGGGCGCCGTCGGTCGCGAGGACGGTCGCATCGGTCTCTCCCTGAGCGCACCACGGCAGTCCCTCATCGCCGGCGAGGCCGTCCCCGCCACGGCGTGCGGTGACCTGCCGGCCGGCGACGGGACGGTCACGGCCGTCGCCGTCCCCGGACTCGTGGCCGAGAGGGTCGCGCTGGTCCCCCGGGACTGGACGACCCCCGAGGTGACCGGGGCGCGGACCGTTGACAGTGACCGCGGGCACGCCGGCAGTTGGACCCTCGACGTCGGGCCGGGGGAGCGCTCTCTGCTCGTGCTCAGCCAGGGCGCGAACGAGGGCTGGCGGGCCACCGCGGACGGCGAGCGCCTGCGGGCGACCACCGTCGACGGGTGGCGCCAGGCGTTCGTCCTGCCCGAGGGGTCCGCGACGACGGTCGACGTCGAGTTCACGCCGAACGGCACCCACCGGCTCGCGCTGGCCCTCGGTGCCCTCGCGGCCGTGCTCCTCCTGCTGTGGGGAGTCGTGGAGCTGGTCCTGCACCGGCGCAGGCGGTCCGTCCCCGCCCTCCCGCAGGCCACCCTGACGACCCCGACCGCGCGACCGGCGGTCGCCGGACGTGGTCCGATCGTGGTCGGTCTCCTGGCCGCGGCGGCCGTCGGGATCGTCGTGGCCGGTCCGCTCGGTCTGCTCACGGCCGTGCTGGGGGCGCTCGTACCCGTGCGCTTCCGGGCGGTCGCGGTGGCGCTGGTGCTCGCCGGGGCCGGGGTGGGCCTGTCCGTCCTCGGTGTCGCAGAGCGTCAGTCGACCGGGGCCTGGGTGGCGCAGGCCCTGGGGGCCTTCACCCTCGGGGTGCTGGCTGCGGCGCTGGTGCGTGCCGGCGTCGGTGGGCCCGGGCCAGCACCGGGCGCTCCAGCAGGCTCCACGAGAGGTGCGCCAGACCCAGACTGA
- a CDS encoding class I SAM-dependent methyltransferase, translating into MTSPPAAHRGIRRSVRLFAAFLVEQTDPHRFYSELAADSIDLLREHTDLRGRTVLDVGAGPSEFAQAFHDEGARYLPLDHDATVASVREQGVVGDARQLPLADGSVDVVFSSNMWEHVPDPEAVADELLRVTRPGGIVFLSYTNWLSPWGGHETSPWHWLGGQRAMRRYERKHGHPPKNRVGETLHRVSVRQGLEWSRSADADVLAARPRYLPDWCAPIVRLPGIREVVTWNLLLVLRRR; encoded by the coding sequence ATGACCAGCCCGCCTGCCGCGCACCGTGGGATCCGGCGTTCGGTGCGCCTCTTCGCGGCCTTCCTCGTCGAGCAGACGGACCCGCACCGCTTCTACTCGGAGCTGGCCGCGGACTCGATCGACCTCCTGCGGGAGCACACCGACCTGCGCGGGCGGACGGTGCTGGACGTCGGCGCGGGGCCGAGCGAGTTCGCGCAGGCCTTCCACGACGAGGGGGCGCGCTACCTCCCCCTCGACCACGACGCGACGGTCGCCTCCGTGAGGGAGCAGGGTGTGGTTGGGGACGCCCGGCAGCTGCCGCTGGCCGACGGCTCGGTCGACGTCGTCTTCTCGAGCAACATGTGGGAGCACGTCCCGGACCCCGAGGCCGTGGCCGACGAGCTGTTGCGCGTCACCCGGCCCGGCGGGATCGTCTTCCTCTCCTACACCAACTGGCTCTCGCCCTGGGGTGGGCACGAGACCTCGCCCTGGCACTGGCTCGGGGGCCAGCGAGCCATGCGCCGCTACGAGCGCAAGCACGGGCACCCGCCGAAGAACCGGGTCGGTGAGACCCTCCACCGAGTGTCGGTGCGCCAGGGCCTGGAGTGGTCACGGTCGGCGGACGCCGACGTCCTCGCGGCCCGCCCGCGCTACCTGCCCGACTGGTGCGCGCCGATCGTGCGGTTGCCCGGCATCCGCGAGGTCGTCACGTGGAACCTCCTGCTCGTCCTCCGGCGGCGATGA